TAACCCCCGCTCATCCGATATTTTGATGAACTGATCGGAATCATCATTTTTCCCGACAACGGACACCTTCAAATTCGGGCCTTTCATGACAATTCGATCGTTCCATTCTCCATAATTCGTTAGGACCGATACTCTCTCCGGGATGACGTCGTTACAAATATCAAGGAATCTTTCCATTTCAGTCATGAAATCACTCCTTTATTTGTTCTTTTCTTCATATGTTCATTATATTCTCAAGAAACAAACCAACCCTTGCTAAAAAAAGCAAGGGTTCAATAATAGGTTTGATAAAATTTTTCTGCCTCTTCTTCCATCCGCTTCACTAACTTAGGCGGATACAACACCTTTGCATCCCCGCCCCATGTTAATAGCCAGCGGACCAGGCCATCAGCATAAATAGCCTTCGTAAACAATTTAAAATGACCATTATCCATTGGCCGAATATCCGCTTCAGGTCCAAACCTGTCGATCACAACATTAATCAAATGGTTGTCAAACTCAACTTCCATATCAATTTCTTCGCCCGAATACATATGGAACAACTTCTTTAAATAAGCAGGTATGTTAAAATTCGGATTTTTTATGAAGCGGTCATCCGTCCGGTAAATGTTACGCATTCTGTCCACTCGAAAATGTCTTTTTTCTTCTTTATCAACCGGTATTGCTATCAAATAATAAAAGTCCTGGCTCCACGTCAGCGCATACGGATTCATGCGATAGAAATCGCCGTTTCGATTTAAATGGAATTTCCTATCCGTTCCATACTTGCCGTACTGGAATGAGATGGTGTTTTGATTTTGAATTGCTTCATGCAAAACATGGATGGAGTCCCCGATATTTTTCAAGGCTGCACCGGGCTCATCGGCCAAAAATAACTGGTTATCCATCTGTTCCGCTAAATGGTTCCCTGCAAATCGTTTGAGCTGTTCAACTAAGCGGTGGGTTTCTTTAGGAGGAATGAACCTGGCTGCAACAATCGCATCTAGCAAAAGACGGAGCTCATGCAATTTCAACCCAATTCCGTCATACCAATAGAGCTTCTCAACGCCATTTTTCTCCCAATATTCATGCACCCTAAACAAGTCGGACTTTGCCAATGCAGCCAAATCTTGTTTTAAAGT
This genomic window from Bacillus marinisedimentorum contains:
- a CDS encoding helix-turn-helix transcriptional regulator, whose amino-acid sequence is MSKLDSRDRLLKLIEIMQKYSDEENKLSIGDIIEEFPHEADIKPATLKQDLAALAKSDLFRVHEYWEKNGVEKLYWYDGIGLKLHELRLLLDAIVAARFIPPKETHRLVEQLKRFAGNHLAEQMDNQLFLADEPGAALKNIGDSIHVLHEAIQNQNTISFQYGKYGTDRKFHLNRNGDFYRMNPYALTWSQDFYYLIAIPVDKEEKRHFRVDRMRNIYRTDDRFIKNPNFNIPAYLKKLFHMYSGEEIDMEVEFDNHLINVVIDRFGPEADIRPMDNGHFKLFTKAIYADGLVRWLLTWGGDAKVLYPPKLVKRMEEEAEKFYQTYY